From Pseudodesulfovibrio nedwellii:
GTCTGTATCAGGTGTTGTTGCTGACTTAATTGAAGCGATTAAAGAAGCTGATCCTAATAAGTTATATGGGCTTAAGGAAAAGGCTCTCGAGAAAGCAATTACTGTAAATAAGGAAGTCTTAAGCTCAAAAACAATGCCAGCAATTGAACGGTATACAGGGGTTGTTTACGACGCAATTGATTATCAAACTTTGAAAAATAAATCTGACTTTGATAAAAAAGTGTTCATTGTATCAGGGTTATTTGGTCTTGTTCGTCCTACTGATTTGATTCCCAATTATCGTTTGAAGATTGATAAATTAAAGGCCGCCAAGGTATGGTTGAATTCCAATTCAGAGCAATTAAAAGATAAATTTGTTATTGATTTATTACCGCAAGCACACAAGAAAGCCGTGAAATATGAAAATGGAATCGAGGTTGGATTTGTCCTAAAAAAAGCAGGGAAAAAGATGCCGGCAGGTCACCAAGGAAAGCATATTAAAGGTCGATTTATCAGGTGGTTTGTTGAGAACAATATCACTGACTTAAAGTATTTTAAAGATTTTAAGGAAGAAGGCTATAAGTGGACTGGTGAAGTTTTTTTAAAGGAAGTTTAATTGTTTTCAAAACTGACAGATCCATTCTCAGTTTATGGTCGGTACGAAAAAAGGGCTAACGATTTCTCGTTAACCCTTTGATTTCTCATGGTGCGCCAGGGAGGATTCGAACCCCCGGCCGTCGGCTTAGAAGGCCGATGCTCTATCCAACTGAGCTACTGGCGCACGGGGATACTTGATAATAGAGGGAGTGGCAGAAGGTCAAGGATATTGTGAAGGTCTGTTATTCACCGATAATCTTGACCAGAACACGCTTTCTGCGTCGTCCATCGAACTCGCCGTAGAAGATGCGCTCCCATGTGCCGAAGTCTAATT
This genomic window contains:
- a CDS encoding YaaA family protein; amino-acid sequence: MKIIILIPPSEGKADGGNDKSLKSVSGVVADLIEAIKEADPNKLYGLKEKALEKAITVNKEVLSSKTMPAIERYTGVVYDAIDYQTLKNKSDFDKKVFIVSGLFGLVRPTDLIPNYRLKIDKLKAAKVWLNSNSEQLKDKFVIDLLPQAHKKAVKYENGIEVGFVLKKAGKKMPAGHQGKHIKGRFIRWFVENNITDLKYFKDFKEEGYKWTGEVFLKEV